In a single window of the Gemmatimonadales bacterium genome:
- the miaA gene encoding tRNA (adenosine(37)-N6)-dimethylallyltransferase MiaA, producing MAAAKVPVIVGPSGIGKTAVALALAAHWPLEIVSADSRQVYRRLDIGTAKPTRRERLRTPHHGLDLIEPGERYSAGRFAREADGWIGDIAGRGKLPVVVGGTGLYVRALADGLFLEPPLEAARRRALDAWLARLEPRELIRWVSRLDPAVRGGGRQRAARALELALLTGRALEWWQQAARSSGSVDAWYVVLSAPRAVLHQRIARRADEMIRRGLIEEVASVLAEGHPAHAAGLDGIGIREAVEYLHGKRPRASVAEAIALGTRRYAKRQETWFRHQLGAPALTLDASRAPERLAAEIAVAWERRSHP from the coding sequence TTGGCCGCCGCTAAGGTCCCCGTCATCGTGGGACCGAGCGGAATCGGCAAGACCGCTGTTGCCCTGGCACTCGCAGCGCATTGGCCGCTCGAGATCGTCTCGGCCGATTCGCGTCAGGTCTATCGGCGGCTGGACATCGGCACCGCCAAGCCGACGCGCCGCGAGCGGCTTCGCACTCCGCACCATGGGCTCGATCTCATCGAGCCGGGTGAGCGCTACAGCGCCGGACGCTTTGCCCGCGAGGCTGACGGCTGGATCGGCGACATCGCCGGCCGCGGCAAGCTGCCGGTCGTCGTGGGCGGCACGGGCCTGTACGTGCGCGCGCTCGCCGACGGGCTCTTTCTGGAGCCGCCGCTCGAGGCGGCGCGCCGCCGCGCCCTGGATGCGTGGCTCGCCCGGCTCGAGCCGCGCGAGCTCATCCGTTGGGTGTCTCGCCTCGACCCCGCCGTCCGAGGCGGCGGCCGCCAGCGGGCCGCACGCGCGCTCGAACTGGCGCTCCTCACCGGACGCGCGCTCGAATGGTGGCAGCAGGCGGCCCGGAGCAGCGGCAGCGTGGACGCATGGTACGTGGTGCTTTCGGCGCCCCGCGCGGTGCTGCACCAGCGGATCGCGCGGCGTGCGGACGAGATGATTCGCCGGGGGTTGATCGAGGAGGTGGCCTCGGTCCTGGCCGAGGGACACCCGGCGCACGCCGCCGGGCTCGACGGGATCGGCATTCGGGAGGCGGTCGAGTACCTTCACGGCAAGCGACCGCGGGCGAGCGTGGCCGAGGCGATCGCCCTCGGCACCCGGCGCTACGCCAAGCGGCAGGAGACCTGGTTCCGCCACCAGCTCGGCGCGCCCGCGCTCACCCTCGACGCCAGCCGGGCGCCGGAGCGCCTGGCTGCCGAGATCGCCGTCGCGTGGGAGAGGAGATCGCATCCGTGA
- the bshA gene encoding N-acetyl-alpha-D-glucosaminyl L-malate synthase BshA gives MRIGITCYPTYGGSGAVATELGLDLARRGHEVHFITYDSPFRLRGYVPHVYFHQVETRMGRYPLFEHYPYTLALASKQQEVALREELEILHVHYAIPHATTAYLAREMLRGTRDLRVITTLHGTDITLVGQESHFYGITKFSIEQSDAVTAVSDYLRDETYRAFGCMGCDIRTIPNFVNLDEYHPAPPADVEAKCADLAPAGNRVITHMSNFREVKRVKDVVRVFARIARAMPATLLMVGDGPDRPEAEHEAAELGVSESVRFLGRLDSVAPLLQATDLFLLPSQSESFGLAALEAMACGAPVVASRAGGLPEVIDDGVTGILEPVGSVEAMGRRAIELLRDPPRLAEMREAAVAKAHEFSADRMVPRYEALYAEVLAWS, from the coding sequence GTGAGGATCGGTATCACCTGTTATCCGACGTACGGCGGCTCCGGCGCCGTGGCCACCGAGCTCGGGCTCGACCTCGCGCGGCGCGGGCATGAGGTGCACTTCATCACCTACGACTCGCCCTTCCGGCTCCGCGGCTACGTGCCGCACGTCTACTTTCACCAGGTTGAGACCCGGATGGGGCGGTATCCGCTTTTCGAGCACTACCCCTACACCCTGGCCCTCGCGTCCAAGCAGCAGGAGGTGGCGCTGCGCGAGGAGCTGGAGATCCTCCACGTCCACTACGCGATTCCCCACGCAACCACGGCGTACCTCGCCCGCGAGATGTTGCGCGGCACCCGCGATCTCCGGGTGATCACGACGCTTCACGGGACCGACATCACGCTCGTTGGGCAGGAGTCGCACTTCTACGGGATCACCAAGTTTTCCATCGAGCAGTCCGATGCCGTGACGGCGGTATCCGACTACCTGCGCGACGAGACCTACCGCGCGTTCGGCTGCATGGGCTGCGACATCCGCACGATCCCGAACTTCGTCAATCTGGACGAGTATCATCCCGCCCCCCCGGCCGACGTCGAAGCCAAGTGCGCCGACCTGGCGCCGGCGGGAAATCGGGTCATCACCCACATGTCCAACTTCCGCGAGGTGAAGCGGGTGAAGGACGTCGTCCGCGTCTTTGCGCGCATCGCGCGCGCCATGCCCGCAACGCTCCTCATGGTAGGCGACGGCCCCGACCGCCCCGAGGCCGAGCACGAGGCGGCGGAGCTTGGCGTGAGCGAGTCCGTGCGCTTTCTCGGCCGGCTCGACTCGGTGGCACCGCTGCTCCAGGCCACCGACCTGTTCCTGCTTCCCTCTCAGAGCGAGTCGTTCGGGCTCGCGGCGCTGGAGGCGATGGCGTGCGGAGCACCGGTGGTGGCTAGCCGCGCCGGCGGGCTGCCCGAGGTGATCGACGACGGCGTCACCGGCATCCTCGAGCCGGTCGGCTCGGTGGAGGCGATGGGCCGCCGCGCCATCGAGCTGTTGCGCGACCCGCCGCGCCTTGCAGAGATGCGAGAGGCCGCGGTGGCCAAGGCGCACGAGTTCAGCGCCGACCGCATGGTGCCGCGGTACGAGGCGCTCTACGCCGAGGTGCTGGCATGGAGCTGA
- a CDS encoding undecaprenyl-diphosphate phosphatase, which translates to MELSGLAQLDPLIKAAILGVVEGATEFIPVSSTGHLIVVGDWLGFDGPGAKSFEIVIQLGAILAIVWIYRARLAKVLVTARRNPASQQLLWNLALAMLPAALVGLFTHEAIKRYLFNPDVVAVAFIAGGLIIIAIERWRPAMRIRGVDDIPPRTALGVGMAQVLSLVPGTSRSAATIMGGYCLGLSREAATEFSFFLAIPVMLAATGFELATNHRLLDASDAPVLVVGFLCAFLTALVVVRAFLRYVARNTFIPFAWYRIAFGVLLLLTYGSRFG; encoded by the coding sequence ATGGAGCTGAGCGGGCTGGCGCAGCTCGACCCATTGATCAAGGCCGCGATCCTGGGCGTCGTCGAAGGCGCCACCGAATTCATTCCGGTGTCGTCCACCGGACACCTGATCGTCGTGGGCGACTGGCTCGGCTTCGACGGCCCCGGCGCCAAGAGCTTCGAGATCGTAATCCAGCTCGGCGCCATCCTCGCGATCGTGTGGATTTACCGGGCGCGACTGGCCAAGGTGCTCGTCACCGCCCGGCGCAATCCGGCGAGCCAGCAGTTGCTCTGGAACCTGGCCCTCGCGATGCTGCCGGCGGCCCTGGTCGGGCTCTTCACCCACGAGGCGATCAAGCGCTACCTCTTCAACCCCGACGTCGTGGCGGTGGCATTCATTGCCGGCGGACTGATCATCATCGCAATCGAGCGATGGCGCCCGGCGATGCGCATCCGCGGCGTCGACGATATCCCGCCGCGCACCGCCCTCGGTGTGGGCATGGCACAGGTGCTCTCGCTCGTGCCCGGCACCTCGCGCTCGGCGGCCACGATCATGGGCGGCTACTGTCTGGGACTCTCGCGCGAGGCGGCGACCGAGTTTTCGTTCTTCCTCGCGATTCCGGTGATGCTCGCGGCAACCGGATTCGAGCTTGCGACCAATCACCGGCTCCTCGATGCGAGCGATGCGCCGGTGCTGGTCGTGGGTTTTCTCTGCGCGTTCCTCACGGCGCTCGTGGTGGTGCGAGCCTTTCTCCGTTACGTGGCGCGCAATACGTTCATCCCGTTCGCCTGGTACCGGATCGCCTTCGGCGTGCTGCTGCTGCTCACGTACGGGTCTCGCTTCGGGTGA